From the Candoia aspera isolate rCanAsp1 chromosome 3, rCanAsp1.hap2, whole genome shotgun sequence genome, the window ccctcctgctcaccatcagtgctcatgacatcttaGCAATGCACTTTGCATTTTGGACATGACATTATTTTATAGTTCCTTCCAGCAAGGATGGTGAATCTGTGTCTTCCAAATGTGGTTGAACAGCATCTCTCATAATCTGTAATCACCAGACATGCTAGCTGGAACTGCTAGAATCTGTAATTTAACAGCATCTGGAGGGCTTCATATTCCCTATCCTTGTGCTGTAGGATATTTGTTAAGGAGACCTTGATCCCCCCCAATGTTGCAAGGAGATGACTGATTCAATTTTCATTGCATTTTGTTCCTAAGGGCAGGGCTGTGTGTTTCATCCTCAAGGAATTATTTATTCTtctaagaaaaagacaaaaatatattcAGGACATCTCAGGATAAACTATTCTTTTGCCCTAAAGACCCCAACCAGCAAGGAACAAATCTCATTCTATTTGAATACCTTCTGCCTAGCATCATACTGTGTTCTGTTTCTTGATCATGCTAGGGAGCAACAGAACGTTGAGAACTAATGGTTAtatatttgtaaaagaaaaatatgtttattcagaGGTTTCCTGCTGAGTCCCAAAAGGCATTCTCATTAGTAAATTTAGTTAAAGCTGCAGCTTTAAATGCTCAGATCAATTATTAGTCATGCCAGttttcctttctgaaatgttGAAATATGTTTTCTATAAATTTATTACTCAGTTTATCTATGAAATACAAgtgaccaaattaaaaaaaaaatgaatattcaattgattaaaaaaaaacactatggaCACACTGGTTCATACACAATggttctcactgaagatgttgcccagcctggcaatgaaacatctgcaagaaaacaataaggctcagagagcatcaaggactccactatggacacaatttaaaaatgttatataaCTTCTTATGGCATCATGACAGGAGCTTGGTTGCATTTGTAGCTATAGCTCGATGTCTTTCCTACATTAAAGGCTATATAGCACATTTGGAAGGTGCtgggacagaaataaaatttcaacCTTTATTCACAGAACAAATTTATATTCTGGGACAATCCCAGTTTGAAAGCTGCAGGTAagttgggttttgttgttgttttgaagtCATGGGCAGGTAAGACTATTAATACCTTAGGTTATCTTATTGCCAATCAACTTTTTAAACCTTCTGAATTATTAGAAGGAACTACAATTGTTAAAATTGCAAACTAGCAGTATATTCAATGAAAACATCTCTTGATTTCCCAGTTTGCTTCACAGATTCCACAGATGCATTAGCAGTGTCTAAAATTTCCACATTATTGTTATTTTGAATTATCCTaaatctacagtattttaaaataaaaattaaagttatAAAGGCGGATATTAGTTTTTACAAGAACCCTGGAAGAAAAAGTTGGAATATCCCATATTAACAATCCTACTATTGCCCTACTTTGGTTTAATATCCATGTTTGTAACTATGGTGTTACAAAGATCAGTATAGTTTCAAGATGTAAAAGTATCCTTGAATTATATGCTAAAAATTTAGAATTtatcattaaataaaaatttattgtGCTTaggagacagaagaaaaaaaattacgcTTCAACTTTGAAAACAAACTCCGGATTTAAATATTGGATTGTTGATATGGATTGGCTTTCTGTTTATGAACCAGTTCTCTACTAAGAAGTCTAATGGAAAGAGTGACTAACTTTATTTCTTGTGgtcaaagtttattttaaaattgggcTGAATGAATATTTATATGTTAtatcatattatttattataagccTTTGCAATTTttggtctttttttcctttgcatattAAAGcaatacagaatttttaaaaattaagaatgtattGTGAGTAAGATTCATGCTGAAATgtataaacaatatttttagGGTAAGTAACATTGATCCTCCTACATTTTTTGATAAATTATTGTATCTTTCCCTCCACTCTCCTTCAGTTAAACCGATGCTTTGCTGGAACTTGTGGTATAAAACATACCGCTTGGAAAGCAAGTCAAAAGGAAAACTCTTCGTGTAATTCCTCTGCTAATCAGGGTAAGATGAAATCTGATGGGTTAGGAGCATCTGGCCATACCTCAGCTACCAACCGGAACAGCAGTAATAAAGCTTTGAAGCATGACGATTTAAAGGGGAAAGACAGTAAAAAAGCAGTTTGTAAGATGATGAAGGAATCCAAAATGGGAGAGAAAATGCCTTCACCAAAGGCTAGAGCTGTTATAAAGCCCAAAGTTGAAAATAACGGAAATGCTAAGATTGAAACTTTGTTTGCCAGACAAGATTCTGACCGGGCCTTACCTTCTAGTGGGCACAAAAATGCAGGAAGCAGCAAAAtgtcaaaaaatcaagaaggTAAAACAACAGGTGCCCGTCCCAAAGTATTCCCAGGAATCTCAAgtgtacagattaaagcaaaacCTTTGAAGAAGACAGTTGGAAAGGAATCTCCTTCTCTTATGAGCACAGATACTCTAAGCAAATCAACCAATTCAAGTCCAGATCTGCGGATGTCCATTGAAAAAGATGACCCCAAAGAGGAAAAAGCAGATGAAGGCAAAAAGCAATCAGGTAATATCAGAGAGTCCCTTCTAATTTGCTGCAGAGCTCACACGTTGAAATTATCTtagaaggttttctttttttattaccaGTCTGAAGAAGTTTTAATTATCCCAATTCCTTCTTTTTTGATGTTTAATTAACAATTATAAAGGAAAAATGGCAATAGTAAATATAGATGGGCTCTTAGGAAAATCTCTCTCAAACCTATTAGAAGCTGCATGAAAATACTTCCAGTTAAGGTTagaataaataatgttttctcctttttttctttgtatattatTCAGATAAATgatctggggatttttttttaaaatctgctaatCATTGCTAGAGATTATTGAATAGGAATAATTTCAGTGCTTGAATTGTTTTTGGATAATCAGTGTTTGTAATGTGTATAAGAAAAAGGTTAAAGCTTGTTTATACACATGTTTATACAAGATTTATATGGTCCCCCAGAGTCACATTTCTTGCAATGGGTGGCCATGTCAATATAATAACTAAATAAGAATACACACCTCCACACACACCCTTTAGCAAATGCCCATTATTGAGGATCTCTTGCTTTCtgaattctattttttattatgttgttgtacagttttgaaaacaaaatctgcTATGAAGGTGACTAATGGAGCCTTTTCCAAAAAACACGTTAATGACCTTGAGGCTAATAGTCAAATGAACAGGTATGTTACAAAGTAGGTTATTAGTTTTTCATGTGCTAGGATTTTAAATCCCTGTTGAAAATAAAACTCATCAAGTCTGTCTGGTCAAAACATCTGTGTTTGATTCCAAATTTTGTGTTCTGGGCCATGTTTTgactaaaaaaaaagtaactctCTTTCTATATTGCCAGGACCCAACAAGACCAATGGCTATATGGATCATCTCTTTAAATGCTGATTTATATACTGCTTTCTTACGTATCATATATAGCTCTTAGTAAAAAGAGCTGAGCTCTCCCAAAATTTAGTCAGATATTTGGTCTTAAAAGTGTCCCAGTTACACAGGGAATGGGGAAACACATCCTACTCCCATGTCCATCATTCTTGGATATCTCACTCCAGATACCATTAACAATCCAACTGCACTGTTGTGTCCTTAACTTTCTCATATTGCCTAGAGATATTTTCAGGGGAGGGTCATTTACTTTTGCTTGAATAAAAGGAAAAGCTTCTTCAGTGTCCGGAGCCTGACATTACTGgggctctttatttttttttaaagattataattgcaacagtaaaaactagtacaggaaggcaggcaggcaggcaggctaagaACACTGTgtagtaaagaaaaggaaaagaaatatataaagaagtgacttctaaccatcacaacaagtataaacaattttagtaactatTCACTTTctcttaatttacaaccaatgaacttttcatcccatgtcccatctctaatctataaacaaatacataaagcattgtcatttcagtcctgatatcagcaaaggtccattaagggttgccagaaataacaacatacctcttttaactttgatcaaataaaccaactttatattccttccttttacttctaacacttaatctttagtccattcaagtaatgtcatagaacttgatttcttttcatttcttttttacccctTCTCATACAatcatccaagctttaacaaacctcttttgtaaatccgatataaaagaattatccacatcactcttttggtttattatttgtaattcccttttgatttttaaagcaccaaccaatttcttttatatgtccaatgaaacatctttttccatgtcattcttgtaacctgttaTTTATAGATCCACTTTCACTGAcaactcagtctctgtcttgtcagataaaacttgttcctcttctgtcatttcttccaaaacatatGCTAACTTTGTGTTGTCTGGTTTgggtgttgttttctgtttttgcttgTAAAATTAGTTATTTTAGAAATGCACGTAAGCTGCAGAAATGTTTGATGTATTTATGCATTTTACTATAGCTGTGGATAGAGAACCTGTGGtcctctagatgttgctgaactacagttcccagccagcacagccactgATGAGGAATGCTAGGGACTATAGTTTGGCAATAACCAGAGGGCCACAATTTCCCTGCTTTATTCAGGATCTTTAAACTTGCAAATAAACCAAGCAATGTCTGTTAATTTCAGCGTTACAAGGAAATGCACTGGGAAAAGCAACACTGACCATATACCACAAGCAGTTgtgaagaaaaggggaaatgaaGCTGGCAGTTCTATGCCtcaacagaagacaaagaataTAGCTAATGCTACAAAAAACCAAAGTAAGCTCAAGTTGACTGACTAAATCCTGTAGAAACCATGTTTTCTAACTTGGAATTTTTCTACACAAGGGGTTAACAACTGAATGGACAATGTTATGCATATTTCATTGAGAACAAAGGGAATCCATTCCAAGGAAACAGCCGTTGTATTGGAACCTACTAAAAATAAATTTGGGGAGTTTGTTGCTTTATGGCACATTGGATATTCTTTGAAAATTAGCAATGAGGTTCCTGTGACCACTGCATTCTATCCAGCAAAGCATAATAATTATGGATACAATCATAGAAGTAAATCTTGCATTTTCTCAGGTCTGTAAGAATGTATAGGCGCAAGTTTAGAGAACTTTACCCCAGCAACCGAAGTTTCATTACACAGGAAGTTAAGTAcacaaccaataaataagaaatgaGCGAATTTTAGCATAAAACTTGTTCATGTAAAAAgtctctgtatttttattttttttaaatgatagattttattttttatgtgacAGCAGTACTACTTGAATTACTAATTTAATACATATTTGTTCAATGGTTTGGTTTCTTGAAGGGTTATTTTGGGAACCAAATCAAGGATGCTGGGCCAAAGCCCAAATTCCATTCCTTCCCTCCCCTGGATTCCCAAGGAGCTTGCTCCCACATCCTGCTGCCTTTGTCATTCTACCCTCCTTTGCATTTTACCCTCCTTTGTCCCTGGAATGCCCCAGAGCTCCCATTGCTACTGGCATCATCTGGCACACTTTATCTTCTCATACTCCTACGTCTGTTTTCAGTTCTTACAAACACGTTGACCTAATAAAACTATGGAAACTATATTTTATTCTTGATGGTTTTTCAACTGGAATCTTTATATTAGCATGCATGAAGCATAAGGTGTATTGgtcaaaaaatataattattcatGTCTGTATTTTGGTCCAATGCCTGCTAATTCTTCTGAAAATGAAATACTGATTTGCTTTGTGTATTTTATCATgcttttttccttgtttctttgtctcttttccccctttttggcaggagaatataaaataatactGTTTTCACCCACTAATAACTTATTGGTTCTTTTGATATATGGGTTTTCTTAATAATAAAGTTTGCTATATGGGTTTTCTTAATAATAAAGTTTGCTAAGTGCAATGTACCATAACTTTAATATGTTGTCTTTTTAGGTCTACAGGCAGATTTGTCAAATCCACTTAAGGCTGCCCTTTCTCCaaaacagaatgaagaaaaaagtaTGACACAACACATGACACAGCTAGAGAAACTAACTTCACtgaagaaaaaggcaaaatcttCACAAGTAACTTCAGTTAAAGCtactgcaaaaataataacaaccaaAAACCAAACTCATGCAAAGAAGATTGAAATGACAAGCAATAAGGAACAAAAACAGAAGATAGTTAGTGTACTAAAGCTTTCATCATCAAGCCAGAAGCCTTCTAGAAGCGAATCACCAGTTCTAAAGAACATACATGGAGAAGAGCAAAAGAATTCAGAGCTTAAACTTGAAAACTCTACTTTGGGAGATCAACCATGTGGCAATCACAAATCTAGTCCAGAGAACAAACATGATAGTGGAACATCTTTACTTGAATTACAAAAGCAGAATATACCTATTTTGGAAAAAATTATTCCCCTTGAGGAGGTGGATTGCAAGGGAGATTTGGAACCTTCTTGTGTTTCAGAGCTGAACGTGTCAATGAAGTATGATGAAATAGCCAAACAAATTCATAACAATAATGAGAATGATAAATCTCCTATAAATAAAAAGATGGAACAATGTACTGCTATTGAACTGCACCCTATTAAAGGTCATGAGAGTATTACATGTGGGAATATCAACCAGAATACCACACATCTGACtttaaatgaaatgttaaaatgcAAAACACTTCCAGAGTCTGTTGCTTGCCAGAATTTCTTGGAAACTTTAACAAAAAATGAGAACCATTTGGTACAAGAAAAATCAGTTGTCTGTTTTGATACCTTGGAAGCTGAAAAGAATATTAACCGTGCGAATGGCCCAACACATAGGCTATCACAAACTgccagtgatggttcaaactGTGAACGTGAAGAGAAAAAATCTTCTACTTCTAAAACCTTTGTGGTAGATTCTGAAAGTGCTGACGAATTTTCTGACAAGTCTGCCTTGACTGACTCACAGTTGGCTACAGTGGAATCAGAACCTGCTTCAAAATCTTACATAGGGCAAGTTGCAGAAAAATGCTCATCTAAAGACACTGATACTACAGAAACTCCAGAAAGTCATGAAAATTCAGAAGCTCCATTTACTGATCAATGGAATTTAGGTTCCAGTGCACTCGATCCTAAAGAAAGTCCTGAATCAGATACTGGCAGTGCAACAACATCATCAGATGATATAAAGCCAAGGTCAGAAGACTATGATGCAGGAGGTTCTCAAGATGATGAGGGATCAAATGAAAGGGGAATTTCAAAATGCAGTACCATGTTATGCCATGATTTCCTTGGCAGAAGCAGTAGTGATACAAGTACACCTGAAGAACTAAAAATGTACGATACAAGTCTAAGAAtagaagtaaaaatgaaaaaggaaaactcTGATCTCTTTCGGGTAATTTCAACAAGTGATGAGGAAATCCCTAGAAAAAAGCCTGAAACAACCTGGTTGTGTCAAAGTGTAGAAAGACAGAGTGGATCCAGTGGGAGTAATGCTAATTTTGCTACTACACAATTTCCGCAAGAAGCTGATCAGGTTTCTTCTTCGGCAGATGAGACAGAAGAGGAAaagtctgaaaatgaaaatgttgtaGAAAAAATGCCTCCATCAGAAGTTCCTGTTCAGCAGTTCCATGGGATAGTGAATCTAGCATTTGATGATGCaacagaaaatgatattgaaagtCAAGAATTCTCTGCCACTAAAAATTTTAAGCGCTCTGTATTACTGTCAGTGGATGAATGTGAAGAACTGGGATCTGATGATGGTGTAGAGGTTCATACTCCTCTTCAGTATACTTTGGATGCTGCAACACCTTCTGATGTATTTGATAGCGTTTCCCAGGAGCATCATAGCAAGACATTTTATTCAAGATACTCTCTGGAGATTGAGGATGGATTCCTGGATTGTAAGGGAGATGACAAAGAAAGGTTGCACAAAAATGAGAACCCCTCTATAGATCCTCATGACAGTGAGCAAAAAGTAAAAGATACTCCAGCTACTTCAGTTACAGAGCAAAAATGCATGGAGAAAGCTGAGAAAATAGGACACAGCCAACCTTCCACAGAAGCTAAGTGTGAAGAAAGTAATGGCTTTCAGTGCAATAAAGTTTTAGACAATGACACAAAAACTCAAGGAAGACCTTGTCACTTGGATCTTCATCAACGCGATAATACTGACTTACAGAAGAACAGCTCTACAAAACCTGTAGATCCATATAAGAGTCACTTCCTGGCTCAGGAAGGTAACATGAAAGAGAGTGAGTCAGCATCCCCTGAATACACTGCTTTACCTGCAGGTaatgtacagaaataaaaaatgttatattgagTATTAATGGAATATTAGGGTTATAGCTGGGACTGAGTTTAAACTCTAGTTGGTCCCTTGGGAATTTTATGCAGACTCTTATAAAATTCATATTCTGCATAGTCAAGAATATGTTGTAGCTTGCAGTCCCTGTGGGCATTTGGTAATGTTATCTTGGGTAAAGTAAGAACAGGCTGCAGTTCTATTCTTGAACCTATTTTTTTTCAGGAGGACATTAGCAGCTCATAATCCATTTGTTTGAAAAAAGTATATGattcataaatacacacacacacacgcatactgtatatatatatatatatatgtatatatatatattaaagtggGATGTGCAATAAGTTTGTTAAAGTGTTTCGCATTGTTAACCTGAATAGGTATATTGATTACTGCAGTTTCTGTTTTGCACAAAGCTGGGGATTGGTCTTCGTACTGTTGTAATTAGTGGGACTTTAACATTGACTTCAGAGGAAGCTGGTCTGCACCCTGAAAGCATTTCAGGGTATTCCTAAATTATGCTAACTGGGGGaacatcctttttttaaagaaagagagagagattatgctTTAGAAACCAACAAATATATCTAAACTTATGCTTGCTTCATATAGATAAGTAACTTCTTGTCTAGTTCTGTGTTTCTTTAAACAGGAATTCAGCTCAATATCCCCAATACACACAGAGcacctgaatttttattttaaaatttctgtgtaccaaaacatttgaaataatttgtgtTCAGAATCATATAATTGATCTTCAAGTTgtaactcttttctttttttgtttgcttgcttgttcttGCTTGCAGCTATCCTTTGCATGTACAGTACTTTAAGTATAAGCCTATGGGAGCAGGGGGAATATTTGTTTTTGTCacctttgaagatgacttggcTGAAGTCACTGTTCTAGTGAAcatgtcttcttttcttttttcttttcttttcttcctcccctttcctctttATACTCTCTTCCTTCCAATTTTAAGTTGCAGCTTTAGTGGTTTTAGAAATCCGTGTGCATTAAATGTTGGTTTACATGACTTACCTCTTTTTGTATTagaatttttttctaattctggAGGTATATTGTTAATTGCCAGTGGTACCTTTATGTATAAgccatattttgttttttgttttttttaaatacataactTAAAATCCACAATTTTTTGTGAACTTTGTATGCAGTTGCATTTTCTCCTTACTTCTTATTTGGTTGTATTTGTCCCACTGCACTGAATTAAGTAACCTGTACAGAAGCCCTACAGAGAAAATCAAAAGTTGTACAATTTTTACAATGTGTAGTATTATGAATTATTTCAGGAGACATAGATGATTGTGACAGATTGACACAAACCTGCATGTATGAGCATCGGCCTCCAAAAACCCTTTCTCCAATATACGAGATGGATGTTGGAGAAGCTTTTGAGCAGAGGATGGAGTCTGAGGTGAATTTTCTAGATATGGATTTTGAAGACCATCAGTTTGCCGAACAGGACTGGACTCTTCTCAGGCAATTGTTATCTGACCAGGAATCAAACTTGGACATCAAAAATTCTGTTCCCGAAGACCTGAACTTAGCACAGTATCTCATCAACCAAACACTATTTCTGGCACGAGACAGTTCACAACCTCAGGGTAAAGCACAGATTGACACTTTCAGTAAGTGGACAGAACTAATATCTCCACTGGACGATTCTTCAGCAAGCATCACAGTGGCAAGTTTTTCCTCAGAAGACTGTTCTTCCCCACATGGGGAGTGGACAATTCTTGAACTAGAAACCCATCATTAAAGTATCTTTTTGATACTTTACAGGActccttccctctttttctttccctccctctgcaagtaaatattttgcaatatttccATACAATAAATATTATATTGGTCAGGCATGAGTGGTCCAATTCTAACTAAAATTTATTTGCAGGTAAAATCATTTAAGTGGATGGTTTCTAAAAAGCATTTGCAGccatttttgtcttgtttttcttaGGAAGAATTCTATATGGAAAAAATCTTGGCTTACTGTATTCTTACTCATCACTCAGTCATACCTTCCTGGATGCTCAATGAATTAAAATGGGAATGCAAAAAAAGTAGTgctatccttttttcccctatcATTCTCCATTGAGTAGCTTCTTCAAATAAGAGATTCACAGTGATTATGTCAAGATGTGTGCCGACAGTACTTTAAATACTAGAAATGTATGTTTGAATTTGCCGGAAAGTTTTGATGCAACTGTTTTTGAATTTCTTTATAAACAGCAGCAtgtgggtttgttttctctgacTTGATTTTGtaccttttttgttttgaaaaatttCAATAAATTTTTAAATTGCTTAAATATAAGACAACGCATAACTATTACTGGAATGAATAATAACACTTCTTTTTTGAGAAGGAAAATGTGTTGGTAAAAGGCATACAGTAATAATTCCTTTTGTGGGGGAAATGAATCTGATTAGCAATTTTCAAACAGGATCCATGTATGTCTGTCTTTGGTCTAGAATTTATAACTTTGTATTAATCAATCTGAGCAATAAGTGCAGGAACAGTGCAATATGACTACCACTgttttagaaagtttttttttttatataaaagctCTTTCTGTGACAAAATGCACAGAATTTTTGTAGTTGAAAATCAAATTAATTGCTTTACAGTTAATATGTAAGATGATTTTATATTACTTTTCCTTTAGTATGTATGTTAATTCTTGACTAAGGGAAATGTTTTACATGAACAAAAATTATTTGAATCCATCTAAGTAACCCAATTCTTTATTGCAAGGGAAAGCTGGAAAACACTTCGTAGGGACTTTTTATTTTGGAATATCACTGAGGATGAAACTTGAAATCAAAGTTTCCTTGTGGCAAGATGTATGCTTGGTGTCATATAGCTTGGGATCAGGTGCACTCTGGTCTTAATGTGGAAAATTTTgacttcttttaaaatatgttgaGGGTTCCATGGATCCACTGATCTCCGTTCCAATGGAACTGCTGGGCTTTGCCTATCTTGCTGTAATGAAGGAAGTGTGACCCACAGCATCCCAGCAGTGTATTCTTGCAGGAAGTGTTTAAGGACTCTGCAGTTAATCTTCATTGCACTATTTTACATAGAGGTTGTATCACAAGTGAATATTAATGCCCAAAGTGATAATTACTTATACACCACCATCCTTTCCATATTTTGGATGCATACTGGGGCATTTTCTCTCAACTGAACTTAAAAAACACAGGAGCTAAATTTGGAACACTGCAGACTAATTGAATAATGTTATAACAGGAGGAAATACGAACTGGACGATATGAAATAATCATAGGTTTTATATACTGTTTTTTAGGATTAGCTATAACTTCAACAGCATAGGACATTTAAAAGCAACTGGTTTTATCATTAATaataacttaaaataattttggtCCATTCTCTTGAACTATTTCTAAACTTGTTCCCACAGAACCATATAATTCATTAGGACCCTTGCCTCTGATTGTCAAGTTCTTTAGAGGCATTGTAATATTCCTTCATTCTACAGATTAGCATGGTTTAAATTCGGTAGGTTCTTTTTTTTCATCAATGCCTGCTCAATTATACTGAAGCAAGTTCTTGAAGTGAGCTCAGATGAACATACTCTTTAACTAACACACTATGCTTGTGACATACATACAAACCCATGCATTTCATAGTCTCCACTTGGTGTACAGCAAGGTTCATAATTAGATTTTGTAAGCCAACACTCCACTCATTCCCACTTTAGAGAGTTCTGCTTAGCTATGAGAATTCTACCACCATTCAGCTATAAAGCTGGCTGGCAACTCATCTAATTCACATAATTTCCAAACATAACCCTTGACTATTCCCACTTCAGATTGTAGGTGGAGGCTGAGATGATTGAATATGTCTTTTTCCACATTTTAATCCAGTACAAACAATTGTAGCATAGGAATTAGTGCATTGAGCAGTAAAACAGGATTATTTTTGTGAACTCTTTAGGTttgctttccccagcctggtgctaTCTGGATAGTTTGGACTACATTTCCACAAATTTCATGTCAGGTTGAATATTGTAGAAATCTGATTTAGGTGCTCCTGGACAAGTTAATACTTCTTACACAACTGATATG encodes:
- the BTBD8 gene encoding BTB/POZ domain-containing protein 8 isoform X3; this translates as MARCGRDSVSKGSGGPWEENGRKGDERGSSERRRLKELVAEQLRRDMERLLEEEIQTDITFCVGNMLFKAHKAVLLARVPNFFLHVVGRHLNACYNYKAFDLEYLEPSEFKTFLQAAYSSDQGITEAEQEILKKKVSKPELAKENESLKVNSLHNDQICIEQRLGNHERTSDHHWLSCNTAVETDCAASSVAASDIPTEAADAEGDETMSEITSGLGKDLLMLYQNSWFSDINIWIDEKPFEVHRAILCARSSYFSAMLNGSWAESSQEHVTLQGISHAEMTVILHFIYGAVLEFPPKVNAGYILSIADMYGLEGLREIAIYILKRDYCNFFQKPVPGKHQPVLECLAIAQSTGAEHLYDACMKWLVQNFARCWSEKNFANLSSELQNSCLTALIDSLSPQNAAHLLMETNRLLTSLPQVKWTETARTLASRLQEECMAFMVTNFPEIIQSESFLALLQAQAMSSKPDLLDQVFEAVKKDVTTENSCCLLIAMDTLLSSSNVKEMGFMCRIQALRDKLWIFLLQSFFAVRHTEGWKLLKAADQERIQAAAVDKGDDRRPTKKPIFSSSQLNRCFAGTCGIKHTAWKASQKENSSCNSSANQGKMKSDGLGASGHTSATNRNSSNKALKHDDLKGKDSKKAVCKMMKESKMGEKMPSPKARAVIKPKVENNGNAKIETLFARQDSDRALPSSGHKNAGSSKMSKNQEGKTTGARPKVFPGISSVQIKAKPLKKTVGKESPSLMSTDTLSKSTNSSPDLRMSIEKDDPKEEKADEGKKQSVLKTKSAMKVTNGAFSKKHVNDLEANSQMNSVTRKCTGKSNTDHIPQAVVKKRGNEAGSSMPQQKTKNIANATKNQSLQADLSNPLKAALSPKQNEEKSMTQHMTQLEKLTSLKKKAKSSQVTSVKATAKIITTKNQTHAKKIEMTSNKEQKQKIVSVLKLSSSSQKPSRSESPVLKNIHGEEQKNSELKLENSTLGDQPCGNHKSSPENKHDSGTSLLELQKQNIPILEKIIPLEEVDCKGDLEPSCVSELNVSMKYDEIAKQIHNNNENDKSPINKKMEQCTAIELHPIKGHESITCGNINQNTTHLTLNEMLKCKTLPESVACQNFLETLTKNENHLVQEKSVVCFDTLEAEKNINRANGPTHRLSQTASDGSNCEREEKKSSTSKTFVVDSESADEFSDKSALTDSQLATVESEPASKSYIGQVAEKCSSKDTDTTETPESHENSEAPFTDQWNLGSSALDPKESPESDTGSATTSSDDIKPRSEDYDAGGSQDDEGSNERGISKCSTMLCHDFLGRSSSDTSTPEELKMYDTSLRIEVKMKKENSDLFRVISTSDEEIPRKKPETTWLCQSVERQSGSSGSNANFATTQFPQEADQVSSSADETEEEKSENENVVEKMPPSEVPVQQFHGIVNLAFDDATENDIESQEFSATKNFKRSVLLSVDECEELGSDDGVEVHTPLQYTLDAATPSDVFDSVSQEHHSKTFYSRYSLEIEDGFLDCKGDDKERLHKNENPSIDPHDSEQKVKDTPATSVTEQKCMEKAEKIGHSQPSTEAKCEESNGFQCNKVLDNDTKTQGRPCHLDLHQRDNTDLQKNSSTKPVDPYKSHFLAQEGNMKESESASPEYTALPAAILCMYSTLSISLWEQGEYLFLSPLKMTWLKSLF